CGCTGTAGTAGCTGGGATAGCCGTAATAGGCGGGATAGCCGCCGTACCCGTACGGATAGGCGTAGGCGCCGCCCAGGGCCAGGCCGAGACCGACGCCGCCGAGATAGCCGTATCCCCAGCCGCCATAGCCGTAGCCGCCGCGACCATAGCCATAACCGCCACGGCCATAACCGCCGTATCCCCCGCCATGGTAGCCGCCGCCGTGGTAACCACCTCCGCCATGATAGCCGCCACCACCGTGGCCACCGCCGCCGTGGCCGCCATGCGATTGGGCCTGAGCCAGCGACGGCATGGCCGCCAGGGGCGCCGCCAGCAGGCTGACGGAAGCGAGCGCGGTTAGAAGGGTTTTCATCTGGACCTCTCCATGAGGCCGAGGGTCACTATGGCCGACAGCCAGGTCGTCGACGCCTCAGCGCCGCGACCCCCTCAAGATAGGAACGGCCGGCCTTCGACGGAAGCGCGCCACGCCGGAAACCCGCGAAACCTTCAACGGCCGTAGACGGCGTCGCGAACCTGGGTCGTGAAGGGGCCGTTCATGCCTTCGAACGCGGTGTCGGTCATGATCACCACCGTCAGGCGGTTCTTGGGATCCACGAACCAGTTGTGGCCGTAGACGCCGCCCCAGGCCAGCGTGCCCACGCCCTGGGGGGTCTTGGCGACGGCGGGATCGTCCAGCACCGCCCAGCCATAGCCGAAGCCCCAGCCGGGCCCTTGCGTCGCCGCCTGAGGGCCGACCTGGTCCTTCATCATCTCGGTCACGGTCGCGGCCTTGAGGATCGGCGCGCCGCCCTGGCGCAGGGTTTCCAGCAGGGTCAGCACGTCGCCGGCCGAGCCGACCATGCCCGCGCCGCCGGAGGGGAAGGCGGTCTTGTCCAGGGCGCGGCCCGGGGCGAAGCGCACGGCGGTGCCACCGATCGGGACGTCCAGGTTGTCGGTCATCCGCCTGGGGGCGGGTTGGGCGTTGTAGTAGGCCGCGGTCAGGCGGGCCGGATCACGCGCGACAAAGCCGGTGTCCTTCAGGTCCAGCGGCTGGGTGACCGTTTCGGCGACGACTTCGGACAAAGGCTTTCCGGTCGCCTTCTCGGCCACCGAGCCCAGCACGTCGATGGCCAGCGAATAGCGCCAGGCCGAGCCGGGCGGGAAGGCGAGGGGCGCCTGGCCCAGCCGGCGCATGTTCTCGTCCAGCGTGAGGCCCGACAGGTCGATGCCGTCGGAGACGCCCAGCTGATGGTAGGGGTGCGAGGCCGTCTCGGCCAGGCCGTAGGTCAGGCCGCTGGTGTGGGTCAGCAGCTGGCGCAGGGTGATGACCGGGGTGGTCCCGTCGGCCAGCTTGGGCTTGAAGTCCGGCAGCCATTTGGTCACCGGATCGTCGAGGTTCAGCACGCCATTCTCGACCAGCTTCATGATCGCGGCGCTGACGAACGGCTTGGTCACCGAGGAGAAACGGAAGATCGCGTCCTCGCGCATCGGCCGGCCCGCCTCGCGATCGGCCAGGCCCGCCGCGCGGTGGTAGACGATCTTGCCGTCGCGAGCGACCAGCACGACGGTCCCGACCAGCCGATGCTCGGCGAGAGCGGCGTCGACCACCTTGTCCAGCCGGGCCGCCAGGGCCGCGTCGGGCGCGGCGGCGGCGGCGACGGGCACGGGCGGCGGCGCGGCCAGGCCCGGAGAGGCCAGCGCCAGGCCGGCGGCGAAGGCCAGGCTCGAGATCCACGGACGCATGCGACGACTCCTTGTTCCGAGCCTTGACGTAGGGTGATCCTCGGGAAGCGACAAGCGTGTCGGTCGACGGCGCCCCGACGTCATCGCGCAAAATCGTCGCCTAGGTTATCAATGTTCCCTTATGTTCGAACAGACGTTTGCATCGGGCTTCGGCCTGTGCTTTCTCAGCGATCGAACGCGCTCGTCCAGCGAAGCGCGGCACACACTCCGGGAGAGTAACGATGACCCAGGCCGCGCCCGCGCCGACCCCCACCCAAGCTCCCACCGCCATTCCCTGGCCCGCCATGTCGGTGAAGCAGGCCTACGCCATGATCACCGCGCCCGGCTCGCCCGGCGAGATGGACGAGATCGAGATCCGGGGCGTGAAGACCCGGGTCTGGAAGAACTGCCCGCCCACCCTGCGCGAGACCCTGATGATGGGCCGCACGCATGGCGACAAGATCTATCTGGTCCACGAGGACGAACGGGTCAGCTTCGAGGCCTTCTACCGCGCCGTGACGGTGTTCGCCGCCGAGCTGGAAGCGGCCGGCGTCAAGAAGGGCGACCGGGTCGCCGTGATCATGCGCAACCTGCCCGAATGGCCGGTGGCCTTCTATGCGGGCCTGTCGATCGGCGCGATCATGACCCCGCTGAACGCTTGGTGGACCGGCCAGGAACTGGAGTACGGCCTGGTCGACAGCGGCGCCTCGGTGGCGATCATGGACGTCGAGCGCTTCGAGCGCCTGGCCGAGCATTTCGACAACTGCCCCGACCTGAAGCGCGTCTATGTCAGCCGCTCCAAGGAGGACATCGCCCATCCGTACGTCAAGCGGCTGGAGTCGGTGATCGGCTGCCCCAACGACTGGATCAAGCTGGACGAGAAGCCGCTGTCGACCGTGGCCCTGGGCCCGGAGGACGACGCGACGATCTTCTACACCTCGGGCACGACCGGTAAGCCCAAGGGCGCCCTGGCCACCCACCGCGCGGTCAACAGCAACATCTTCGCCTCGGCCGCCGCCAGCGCCCGCGGCTTCCTGCGACGCGGCGAGGCGCCGCCCCAGCCCGATCCCAGCCTGCCGCAGAAGGGCTCGCTGATCTCGGTGCCGTTCTTCCACGCCACCGGCTGCTTCGCGGTGATGAATCCCTCGCTGTTCGCCGGAGCCAAGCTGGCCATGATCCGCAAGTGGGACCCGGAAAAGGCCATGCAGCTGATCCAGGACGAGAAGCTGACCCAGATGGGCGGCGTGCCGACCATCGCCTGGCAGATCATCGAGCATCCGCGCCGGGAGGAATACGACCTGTCCTCGCTCGACACCGTGGCCTATGGCGGCGCGCCGTCGGCGCCGGAACTGGTGCGCAAGATCAAGGAGCTGTGGCCCAAGTCCTCGCCGGGCAACGGCTGGGGCATGACCGAGACCTCGGCCACGGCCACCAGCAATTCGGCCGAGGACTACGAGAACCGTCCCGACAGCTGCGGCCCGGCCGTGCCGGTCACCGACCTGAAGATCATGACCCTGGAAGCGCCCTACAAGGAGCTGCCGACCGGCGAGGTCGGCGAGCTGTGGTGCAAGGGGCCGCAGGTAGTGAAGGGCTATTGGAACAAGCCCGAGGCCACCGCCCAAACCTTCATCGACGGCTGGGTGCGCACGGGCGACCTGGCGCGTCTGGATGAAGAGGGCTTCTGCTACATCATCGACCGGGCCAAGGACATGCTGATCCGGGGCGGCGAGAACATCTACTGCATCGAGGTCGAGAACCTGCTCTACGAGCACCCGGCGGTGATGGACGCCGCCCTGGTCGGGATTGAGCACAAGACCCTGGGCGAGGAGCCCGCCGCCGTCGTGACCCTGAAGCCCGGCGCGGAAGCCACCGAGGCCGAACTGCGCGCCTTCGTCGCCGACCGCCTGGCCGCCTTCAAGGTGCCGGTGAAGGTGGTGTTCTGGCCCGAGACCCTGCCGCGCAACGCCAACGGCAAGATCATGAAGAACGAGCTGAAGAAGGTGTTCGTGGAGGGGTGACGCTGAAGTGTCTTTCCCTCCCCCTTGCGGGGAGGGTGGCCCCGAAGGGGTCGGGTGGGGTTTGATGAGGCAGCAGACCCCACCCACCAGCTTCGCTGGTTCCCCCCTCCCCATAAAGGGGAGGGAAGATCCGAAATCAGACGCTCACCGGAGGCTTCCGCCCCGCCCACGGCTGGGCGGCCTCCAGCTCATAGGCCAGCGCCAGCAGCATCCGCTCCGACCCCGCTCGCCCGCCGAACTGGACGCCCACCGGCAGGCCGTCGGCCGTCCAATGCAGGGGCACGCTCATCGACGCCGCCCCGGCCACGTTGTGCAGGGTGGTGTAGCCCACATAGGCGTTGAGCCGCTCGGTCAGGGTGGGGATGTCGACCGTTCCCGTCACCCAGCCCAGCGGAGCCGGCGGCAGACCCAGAACGGGCGAGACGATCACGTCGTAGCGCTCGAACCAGCGATCATAGGCCTGGCCCGCCGCGGTCAGGTTGGCCACGGCCTTCCGCAGGCCGTCGGGCGGCATCTGGCCGACCAGGTCGGCCATGGCCAGGGTGAAGGGCTCCAGCAGGCTGTCGTCCGGCCGCCGGCCGATCGCCTTGCCGACCGCGTCGACCAGTTCGGCCGCGCCGCTGGCCCACAGAGCCAGGAAGTCCTGACCGAAGGCCGGACCGTCCACCGGCCATGTGGTCGGCTCGACGGTGTGGCCCAGCGACTGCATCAGCTTGGCGGCGTTCTCGGCGGCGGCGCGGACCTCCGGATGGGGCTGGGCGCCGAGCATGGTTTCGACCACCAGCCCGACCCGCAGCCGCCGCTTGTCGGGACCCGTCACCAGGCCGACGGGGGCGAAGACCTTGTCGTCGCCGTGGCGCTCGGTCGCCGCCAGCAGGGTGGCGCTGTCGCGGACGCTGTGGCTGACGCAGTGATAGACCGACAGGTCGATCCCGCGCGTGGCGGGCCGGCCCAGCACCATCCGGCCGCGCGAGGGCTTCAGGCCGAACAGGCCGCAATTGGACGCCGGGATGCGGATCGAACCGCCGCCGTCGCTGGCGTGGGCGAAGGGGGTGACGCCCGCGGCGGTGGCCACCGCCGCGCCGCCGGACGAGCCGCCGCTGGAATGGGCGGGGTTCCAGGGATTGCGCGTCGGCGGGAAACCCTCGGGCTCGGTGGTCGGCAGGAAGCCGTATTCCGGCGTCGACGACTTGCCGATGACGATCAGCCCCGCCTTGTCGAAACAGTCGACATAGCCGTCCTGGGTCTTGGCCGGCGGGTTGCGGAGCATGGCGCGCGAGCCGCTGTAGGTGGGCAGGCCGACATAGTCGTCCAGGTCCTTGACCAGGAACGGCACGCCGGCGAATGGGCCGGCCGCTTCGGCCTTTCCCGCGTCGAGGCGCTTGGCCTTGTCGATGGCGCGGTCGAAGTCGGGCGTGACCAGGAAGCCAAGCTTGGGCTGCAACGCCTCGGCGTCGCGCACGGCCTTTTCGGTGACCTCCAGCGCGCTGACCTCCTTGCGTCGGATGCGGCCGGCGATCTCGACGGCGTCGGGCGTCCAGGGCGCGGAAGCGGCGGTGACCGGCTTGGCTTCGGCCTTGGAAGCGGCGGCGGCGATCGTCGCGGCGGCGGCGGCCGTCAGGCCCTGGCGTCTGGACATCATGCGATTCCCCCTGGTTCCGACGTCTGGAGCGCGTCGGTGATCAGTGTTCACTGTGAACCCGAAGGCGCGACCTCCGCAAGTCGTGCTAAAGCGGCGGCCATGACCTCTACGCCGACATATAAACGCGCCGACATCCTGCTGGTGGAGACCGGCCTGTTCGAAACCCGCGCCAAGGCCCGCGCCGCCATCGAGGCGGGTTTGATCACCGCCGACGGCAAGGTGGTGAAAAAGCCGTCCGAGCAACTTGAAAGCACCGTCAAGCTGGACGGCCGGCCGCCCCATCCCTGGGTCGGGCGCGGCGCCCTGAAGCTGGTCCACGCCCTGGACCTGTGGCCGATCGCGGTCGCGGGGAAGATCGCCCTGGACGTCGGCGCCTCGACGGGCGGCTTCACCGAGGTGCTGCTCGAGCGCGGCGCGGCCAAGGTCTACGCCTGCGACGTGGGCCGCGATCAGCTGAACCAGCGCCTGGCCCACCACGAGCGCGTGGTCGACCTGTCGGGCGTCGACGCCCGCATTCTCGACGAAGGCTATCTGGAGGAAGCGCCGGGCGTGGTGGTCAGCGACGTCAGCTTCATCTCGGTGGAGAAGTGCCTGCCTGTGGCCCTGGACCTGGCCGAGCCGGGCTCCGACCTCGTCTGCCTGATCAAGCCGCAGTTCGAGGCCGGCCGCGATCGGGTGGGCAAGAACGGGATGGTCAAGGATCCGGCGATCATCGCCGACTGCATCGCCTCGGTCTCGGCCTTCGTCGAGGACTCTGGCTGGACGATCAACGGCGTGGCGCAAAGCCCGATCACCGGCGGCGACGGTCAGGTCGAGCACCTGCTGTGGGCCGTGAAGAACGAGGCCTAAGGGCCCAACGCTCAAAAGGAAAGCCGCCGACCCGAAGGTCGGCGGCTCCAAGAGATCGAATGAGAAATCGGGTCGTTTAGTCGACGACCTGGTAGCGGCCCTGCGCGTCGGGGCAGACGCGGACGAAGCGCTTCTGGGTGCGGCCGTCGGGCAGGTAGATCGGGCTTTCGGCCAGAGTGCAGCCGTTAGCGTCGGCGCGGCCCTGATCCTGGCCCTGGGTCACGCTGTAGGAGCGCTCGGACTCGTAGGTGTAGCCGCCGCGACGGTCGCCATAGCGGCTGTCCTCGTAGCGGCCGCGATCGTCGTAGCCGCTGTCATAGGGCTGGTTGTAGGCGCCCTGGTTGTAGGTCGGCGGCGGAGGCGGGGGCGGGTTGGCGCCCGGCGAGCAGGCCGCCGAATTGCGGCCGATGGCCGAACCGGCGATCGCGCCGACCACGCCGCCAAGGATCGTACCTTCGGTGCGGGCGCCGTGGCCCGACACGCCGCTGCCGATCGCCGCGCCGATGCCGGCGCCCAACAGGCCGCCGCCCGTGCCGCGCTGCGTCGTGCTGCGGCGGCAGGGGTCATAGTAGTAGCCATTGCTGTCGTAGTTGCCACCGCCGGCATAGGCGCCGGCGTTGCCGTAGGCGCCATAGGCCTGGGCCGAGGCCATCGTCGGGGCCAGCGCGCCGGCGAGGGCGGCCGCGGCGGCGACGCCGAGAACGGTCTTGAACATCATCGAGAAACTCCTCCGACCGGGTCCGGAAATCACCACGACCCGCCTTATCAACCTAGACTGCCAAACCGTTGATGAACGGCTGTTGAGCGACCCGTTCATCTTCGTTCACCCGCATTCGCTCGGAATGGGGTATGGGAGCGTCCGAAATCTTGTCTGCGCCGATCATGGCGCGGGCATGGCGGGCCCTCGCGCCCGAAAACTCATCAGCTGAATGGTCGCGCGCGGTGAAGGTTCCACCGCTAAAGCGGCCCGAGAATTGGACTATCCATGCGTGAATTGAGAATCCAGGCGGTCGGCGCCCAGGGCGACGGCATCGCCGAGGGCTCTTTCGTCCCCCTGACCCTGCCGGGCGAGCTGATCACCGCCGAGATGGCCGGCAATCGCGGCGAGCTGGTCGAGGTGCTGGAGCCCAGCCCCGACCGCGTTCTGCCGCCGTGCCCGCACTTCGGCGTCTGCGGCGGCTGCGCGTTCCAGCACTGGGACGCCAAGCCGTATCTGGAGTGGAAGCGCGAGCAGATCCAGTTCCAGCTGGCCCGCGAGGGGCTGGAGACCGAGGTCCTGCCGACCTTCGCCTCCTCGCCGCCGGCCTCGCGTCGTCGCGTGGCCCTGCACGCCCGGGGCGGCAAGGGCGGGGCGCGGCTGGGCTTCAAGGAGCGGCGCTCCTGGAACCTGGTGAAGATCGAGGAATGCCCGGTCACCCACCCCAAGCTGGTCGCGGCCTTTCCGGCCCTGGCGCGCCTCGCCGCGCCGTTCCTGGAGCACCCCAAGTCGGCCCCGACCCTGCACGTCACCCTGACCGCCACGGGGCTGGACATCGACATCACTGGCGTCGAGGCCAAGAGCGGCGGCCTGTCGGCCGACGCCCGGGTCCGCGCCGCGATGATCGCCGGCGAGCACGACTTCGCCCGGGTCACCATGGCCGGCGAGATGATCTACATGGCCCGCCAGCCGATGGTGAAGCTGGGTCCCGCCGTCGTCTCCCTGCCAGCCGGCAGCTTCCTGCAGGCCGTGCCCCAGGCCGAGAAGGCCATGGTCGAGTTCGCGGTCCAGGCGGCCCAGGGCGCGTCGCGGATCGTCGACCTGTTCAGCGGTGTGGGCACCTTCACCTTCCGCCTGGCCGAGATCGGCGGGGTCTACGCCGCCGACAGTTCCGCCCCCGCCATCGCCGCCCTGAAGGGCGCGGTCGGCACGGCCACGGGCCTGAAGGCGATCACCGCCGAGGCCCGCGACCTGACCCGCCGGCCGGTGCTGTCGACCGAGCTGAACAAGGTCGATGTGGCCGTGCTCGACCCGCCTCGCGCCGGGGCCTTCGAGCAGCACGTCGAGATCGCCAAGTCCAAGGTGGCGCGCGTGGTCGGGGTGTCGTGCAATCCGGCCACCTTCGCCCGTGACGCCAAGATCCTGGTCGACGCCGGCTTCCGCCTGGAGCGCGTCTTGCCGGTGGACCAGTTCCTGTGGTCGCCCCATATTGAGCTGGTCGGGGTGTTTTCGCGCTAGGACGAGTCTTTTTCCGAAGGCCGTCCGGGAGACGGCTATGGACGAGCGATCGGTCAAATCGGGCGAGCCCCGGGAAGCCATCCCCAAGGTCCGCGGCGCCTTCACCCTGGACAGCGCCAGCCAGCGCGCCAAGGCGGCGGTCAAGGCCGCCTGGTGGACCGCCGCCGGCGGCGTGACCCGCGCCCTGGCCCAGCCGACGCGCGGCGAGGCCAAGACCCGGTTCGAACCCCAGGGGCCGCCGGTCTCGGCCGCCAGGCTGCGCAAGGCCTATCTGACCGCCTTCGACAAGGACGCCGCCGACGTCGCCGCCGGTCTCTATCCGCCGGTCGAGGACGGTCCCGGCAATCCGAGCGAGGCGTTTCGCCGGGCCCTGGACGTCATCGCCGACGCCCGCGCCGTCGATCAGCGCCGACGTCGGGGTGATGGCGTGGAGGTGAGGGAGGAGCCTGAAAGCGAAGGCTATCCAAACTATTATCGCCAGAACTTCCACTACCAGTCCGGCGGCTGGTTCACCGACGCCAGCGCCCGTCGCTACGAGGCCCAGGTCGAGGCGCTGTTCTCCGGCGCGGCGGGAGCCATGCGTCGCCGGGCGCTGTCGCTGCTGGCCCGCCACTGGCGGGGCAAGGACCAGCGCGGCCTGAAGGTGGTCGACCTGGCCTGCGGTTCGGGCGCGTTCCTGGCCGATCTGGACGCGGCCTTTCCCCGGGCCGCCATCGCGGGTCTGGACCTGTCGCGGGCCTATCTGGCCGCCGCCCGCAGTCGTTCGGGCCGGGGCGGAGTGCAGGCCAACGCCGAGGCCCTGCCGTTCGCCGACGCCAGCCTGGACGCCGTGACCTGTGTCTACCTGTTCCACGAACTGCCGCCCCGGGTGCGCCCCGTGGTGGCGGCCGAGATCGCCCGGGTGCTCAAGCCCGGCGGCGTGCTGGCCTTCGCCGATTCGGTGCAGCCGGCCGATGAGCCCGACCTGTCGCGGCTGCTGGAGGCCTTTCCGGCCTATTTCCACGAGCCCTATTATTCGACCTACGCCCAGGCCGACCTGCCGGCCCTGTTCGGTGCGGCGGGTCTGACCGTGGCGGGGCGGGACCAGGCCTTCCTGACCAAGGCCCTGCTGCTTGAGAAAGCCCTGTGATCAACCCGCTCATGGCCATTGCCTAGCGCGGCGGGCTCCTGTATTCGAACCGACCTCTTCGCCAACGCTTTCTTGCGTTGACCCCGGATGGCCCGGTGGCGGAGTGGTGACGCAGCGGATTGCAAATCCGTGCACCCCGGTTCGATTCCGGGCCGGGCCTCCACCTTCTCCTTAGTTCAGAGCCGGTC
The window above is part of the Caulobacter soli genome. Proteins encoded here:
- a CDS encoding class I SAM-dependent RNA methyltransferase produces the protein MRELRIQAVGAQGDGIAEGSFVPLTLPGELITAEMAGNRGELVEVLEPSPDRVLPPCPHFGVCGGCAFQHWDAKPYLEWKREQIQFQLAREGLETEVLPTFASSPPASRRRVALHARGGKGGARLGFKERRSWNLVKIEECPVTHPKLVAAFPALARLAAPFLEHPKSAPTLHVTLTATGLDIDITGVEAKSGGLSADARVRAAMIAGEHDFARVTMAGEMIYMARQPMVKLGPAVVSLPAGSFLQAVPQAEKAMVEFAVQAAQGASRIVDLFSGVGTFTFRLAEIGGVYAADSSAPAIAALKGAVGTATGLKAITAEARDLTRRPVLSTELNKVDVAVLDPPRAGAFEQHVEIAKSKVARVVGVSCNPATFARDAKILVDAGFRLERVLPVDQFLWSPHIELVGVFSR
- a CDS encoding class I adenylate-forming enzyme family protein encodes the protein MTQAAPAPTPTQAPTAIPWPAMSVKQAYAMITAPGSPGEMDEIEIRGVKTRVWKNCPPTLRETLMMGRTHGDKIYLVHEDERVSFEAFYRAVTVFAAELEAAGVKKGDRVAVIMRNLPEWPVAFYAGLSIGAIMTPLNAWWTGQELEYGLVDSGASVAIMDVERFERLAEHFDNCPDLKRVYVSRSKEDIAHPYVKRLESVIGCPNDWIKLDEKPLSTVALGPEDDATIFYTSGTTGKPKGALATHRAVNSNIFASAAASARGFLRRGEAPPQPDPSLPQKGSLISVPFFHATGCFAVMNPSLFAGAKLAMIRKWDPEKAMQLIQDEKLTQMGGVPTIAWQIIEHPRREEYDLSSLDTVAYGGAPSAPELVRKIKELWPKSSPGNGWGMTETSATATSNSAEDYENRPDSCGPAVPVTDLKIMTLEAPYKELPTGEVGELWCKGPQVVKGYWNKPEATAQTFIDGWVRTGDLARLDEEGFCYIIDRAKDMLIRGGENIYCIEVENLLYEHPAVMDAALVGIEHKTLGEEPAAVVTLKPGAEATEAELRAFVADRLAAFKVPVKVVFWPETLPRNANGKIMKNELKKVFVEG
- a CDS encoding amidase family protein; amino-acid sequence: MMSRRQGLTAAAAATIAAAASKAEAKPVTAASAPWTPDAVEIAGRIRRKEVSALEVTEKAVRDAEALQPKLGFLVTPDFDRAIDKAKRLDAGKAEAAGPFAGVPFLVKDLDDYVGLPTYSGSRAMLRNPPAKTQDGYVDCFDKAGLIVIGKSSTPEYGFLPTTEPEGFPPTRNPWNPAHSSGGSSGGAAVATAAGVTPFAHASDGGGSIRIPASNCGLFGLKPSRGRMVLGRPATRGIDLSVYHCVSHSVRDSATLLAATERHGDDKVFAPVGLVTGPDKRRLRVGLVVETMLGAQPHPEVRAAAENAAKLMQSLGHTVEPTTWPVDGPAFGQDFLALWASGAAELVDAVGKAIGRRPDDSLLEPFTLAMADLVGQMPPDGLRKAVANLTAAGQAYDRWFERYDVIVSPVLGLPPAPLGWVTGTVDIPTLTERLNAYVGYTTLHNVAGAASMSVPLHWTADGLPVGVQFGGRAGSERMLLALAYELEAAQPWAGRKPPVSV
- a CDS encoding serine hydrolase domain-containing protein, which translates into the protein MRPWISSLAFAAGLALASPGLAAPPPVPVAAAAAPDAALAARLDKVVDAALAEHRLVGTVVLVARDGKIVYHRAAGLADREAGRPMREDAIFRFSSVTKPFVSAAIMKLVENGVLNLDDPVTKWLPDFKPKLADGTTPVITLRQLLTHTSGLTYGLAETASHPYHQLGVSDGIDLSGLTLDENMRRLGQAPLAFPPGSAWRYSLAIDVLGSVAEKATGKPLSEVVAETVTQPLDLKDTGFVARDPARLTAAYYNAQPAPRRMTDNLDVPIGGTAVRFAPGRALDKTAFPSGGAGMVGSAGDVLTLLETLRQGGAPILKAATVTEMMKDQVGPQAATQGPGWGFGYGWAVLDDPAVAKTPQGVGTLAWGGVYGHNWFVDPKNRLTVVIMTDTAFEGMNGPFTTQVRDAVYGR
- a CDS encoding TlyA family RNA methyltransferase; translated protein: MTSTPTYKRADILLVETGLFETRAKARAAIEAGLITADGKVVKKPSEQLESTVKLDGRPPHPWVGRGALKLVHALDLWPIAVAGKIALDVGASTGGFTEVLLERGAAKVYACDVGRDQLNQRLAHHERVVDLSGVDARILDEGYLEEAPGVVVSDVSFISVEKCLPVALDLAEPGSDLVCLIKPQFEAGRDRVGKNGMVKDPAIIADCIASVSAFVEDSGWTINGVAQSPITGGDGQVEHLLWAVKNEA
- a CDS encoding class I SAM-dependent methyltransferase, producing the protein MDERSVKSGEPREAIPKVRGAFTLDSASQRAKAAVKAAWWTAAGGVTRALAQPTRGEAKTRFEPQGPPVSAARLRKAYLTAFDKDAADVAAGLYPPVEDGPGNPSEAFRRALDVIADARAVDQRRRRGDGVEVREEPESEGYPNYYRQNFHYQSGGWFTDASARRYEAQVEALFSGAAGAMRRRALSLLARHWRGKDQRGLKVVDLACGSGAFLADLDAAFPRAAIAGLDLSRAYLAAARSRSGRGGVQANAEALPFADASLDAVTCVYLFHELPPRVRPVVAAEIARVLKPGGVLAFADSVQPADEPDLSRLLEAFPAYFHEPYYSTYAQADLPALFGAAGLTVAGRDQAFLTKALLLEKAL